A region of the Myxococcus stipitatus DSM 14675 genome:
AGCGGCACCAGGGCATGAAGCTGATAATCATAGACACCCGAGTGAGGACCGGGCGTGGTGTCGAGCCGCCCGTCACGGATGCGCTGGATGAGCTCGTGGACGAGCTGGAAGCCCTCGGGCGGCTCCTTCGTCGCGAAGAGAGACTTGACGATGCGCCCCTCATGCGAGTCCGACGGAGGAAGGAAGCAGCGCTCACTCCCCTCTTCATGGACTGCTGGCTTCACCAGCGGATTCGTCAGCCGAGCCATGAGGCTCAAGTGCCGCTGGTAGTCGGCCAACCTCGAAGGCTCTTCCGCCAGCGCCTGATGGAGCAGCTCGGCGATGTTCGCCGGCAAGCCCGTCTGGAGAAACCGGTCCTGAAGGAACACGGACCGCAGCGCGGGGCTCCATGAATAGAACCCCTGCGGCTTCGAGTGTGTTGGATCGTCATTGAAGTCCTTCCGCAACTTCTTCGCGAGTCGCGTCACCCCCGCGTCCGATTCCTCGACCTCGCCCGACATCGACAGCGCGACCTGCAAGAAGGCCAGCGCCCGACCGAGGTCATCCGAGGCCGACGCGGACCACCGTCCGCGCAAGACCTTCCGGACGCCCTCCACGAGCCCGCGCCTCCCGGCCAGACGCGGTGTCCCCTCCTGGACCAGGAGCTCCACCGCCGCGAGACACCCATCATCGAAGGCCTTGGCCTTGAGCGAGAAGGCCAGGGAGGGCGTCCAGTTCCCCAGAGTCGGGCTGCAGGGAAGCTGGGGGTACAGGTAAGGCTCGACGGGCGCCTTCACGTCGATGGCGGCGATATCCTGCTTCCGCTCACGCTTGAGGTCCGGCCGACCACGCACCGACCAGAACGTCACCTCGTCATCCACCTCGAGCTCGAGGACCTGGGAGGAGAGGTCGACTTCCACCGGGTTGTCGTTCCACTGGAACAAATAGTCAGACATGGTAGCCCATGATGACACGCCCGGCGCGGTGCGTGCATGTCTCGAAGCCTCGCGCTGAAGCCCGCACCTTCGTCTGGAGGGAGCGGAGTCGAAGAGTCTCAGACACTCGTCCTCCCTCGGGGGCGCCGTGTGCCGGCAAGCAAGCTCCCTATGTTTCCAGGCACGTCTTGTGACCGAGGAAGCAATGACGCTCGAGCCCTTGTCACCCACCCTCCGGCGCGGCGTCATCGCCCTGCTGTCCGCGCTGAGCACCGGGGCCTGGGAGGCCCAAGCCCACCCTTCCGAACCCGACGCGCCAACGGCCACCACGGACGCCACCCGCACGGCAGACGAGACGCGGAGGCTCCCCTTCATGGAGCGGAGCATCGCCGCCAGCACGAACTTCCGTGTGACATCCCAGCGGATGGAGACGCCCACCTGGTTCTTCCCCTCCGCCCTCCCCGTCCAAGGCGAGGAGCGCCCGGCGTCGACGAGCACAGAGACCCTCGCCATCGCCAACCCGGCCGACGTCTCCGTCGACTTCAACGGACAGACGGACCTGGGCGCCCTGCGGCTGCACTTCAACGCGGGCTTCGCCCAGCCACACGCCTCGGTCGGCATCCACGCCAGCTACGCCTACGCACAGCTCGGTGGCCTCGTCGCGGGGTTCGCCGACTCGACGTTCGCCGACGCCGACGCCTATCCCGGGACACTCGACTTCGCGGGCCCCAACGCACTCGTGTTCCAGAAGCACGCGGTGCTTCGCTATGGCCACCTGCTGAACCACGATGAAGACGTGCGGATGTTCCTCCAGGTCGCGCTCGAGGAGCCTGGTGCCAACCTCCCCACCGGCGCACAGACGGCTCGGGACCCCGTGCCGGATGGCATCGTCTCCTGGCGCGCGGAGAGTGACTGGGGCCACCTCCAGCTCGCCGGCGTGATTCGCGCGGTGAGCAGCCGGGACCCGGAGCAGGCGACGCGTGACACGGCGCTGGGCCTCGGCGGCAACCTGACGGGCGCCTGTCATCTGGGCCTCGAGCACACGCTGCAGCTGGGAATCACAGGCGGCCAGGGCATCGCCGCGTACGTCAACGAGCTGGGGGATTCACAGTACGACGCCGCGCCGGAGGTGGATGGCTCGCTCGACGCCCTGCCCGTGCTGGGGGGTTACGCGGCCTTCACCTATGTATGGACGGAGATGCTGAGCTCCACCGCGACGTATGGCTGGCTCCAGGTGTGGGACCGGGAGCACGAGGCGTCCTTGGGGGACACGGGCTTCCGGCGCTCGCAATACGCCTCACTGAACCTGGTCGCCGACATCGTCGAGGGGACTCAAGCGGGCATCGAAGGACTGTGGGGATACAGCCGCGCCATCAACAACGAGTCCAGCCACGCCCTTCGAGTCCAGCTCGCCTTCCAGTATCGCTACTGAGCCCGCGAAGACATGAATCCATCCGACACGGAAACCCCAGCACGCGTCCGCATGCCGGGGTCTCTCGCGTGAGGCGGGACTACTCGACGACTTCGGCCTTCAGGAGGATGACGTCGTCCATGGGGACGTCCTGGTGGCCGCTCTTGGTGCCGGTGCGGACGCCCTTGATGGCGTCGACGACCTCGCGGCCCTCGATGACCTCGCCGAACACGGCGTAGCCCCAGCCCTGGACGTTCTTGCCGGAGTGGTTCAGGAAGCCGTTGTCGGCCACGTTGATGAAGAACTGGGCGCTGGCCGAGTGCGGGTCATTGGTCCGGGCCATCGCGACCGTGTACTTGTTGTTCTTCAGCCCGTTGTCCGCCTCGTTCTGGATGGAGGCGCGCGTGGGCTTCTGCTGCATGCCGGGCGAGAACCCGCCGCCCTGAATCATGAAGTTGTTGATGATGCGGTGGAAGACGGTGTTGTTGTAGTGCCCATCCTTCACGTACTGAACGAAGTTCTCGGCGCTCTTCGGCGCCTTCTCCGCGTTCAGCTGAAGAACGATGTCGCCGTGGTTCGTGGTGAGCTTGACCTTGGTCATGTGGGGTTCTCCTGGGTCATCGAAAGGGCCCGGCACCATACCCCCTGGGACGTCTCCTGCGGAACTTTCTTGGCCCGACTGTCGTCAACTGAGATGCGGCCAGAAACCAAACACTCCCATGCGAGACACCACCTCTCCGTGAGTGCATTTTGAATCCCCCGTCAGGGTGATTCCCCGCAGCCGCGAGCGTGGCGCATCGTGGGCCTCCTCCGCTCCGGCCTCCGCCGGACGCGACACGTCTCCAGGGGAGCGCCCCCATGTCCGCCACCGTCGTGCTCCTGGCCCTCTCGAGCCTGCTGTCGACGGGGCTCCTGGCCCGGACCTTCATCAAGCTGCGCGCCCTCCAGGCCCGCTTCAGGCCCGTCCTCGACGTCGAGGCGGAGCGCCAGCGCGTCCTCGCCTCCCTCGAACGCGCCCAGTCCGAGTCCACTCACCTGCTCGCGGCCGAGCGCAACCGCGTCGCGACGGAGCTTGCCCGGGAGCGCGAGTCCGCCGATGCCTCCATCCGCGGCGCCAAGGCCGACCTGGAGCGCACCCGCACCGAGACCCAGCACGCCCTCCAACTCGAGCGCAGTCGCGTCGCGGCGGAGCTCGCCCAGACCCGCCAGCAGGCCCAGACCGAGCTGACGCGCACCCGCGAGCAGGGCCGCGCGGAGCTCGCCCGAGCGCGCGAAGAAGCAGCCGAGGCCTCGCGCGACGCCGAGCAGCAACGCCAACGGGCCCGCGAGGAATACGCCCGGCTCGACCCGCTCATCAAGCAACTCCGCGCCGACCTTCGTCCCCTCGAGGAGGAGACCGTCCTCCGCTCCTACGGCTTCTACAAGCCCATCTACAACCTCTCCTCCTCGGAGAAGTACGAGCACCGCCTGGACCTCCTGCGCGACCGCCAGAAGTCCATGCTCAAGGACAAGAAGGCCGCCTCCTGCCGCATCGAGTGGGAGGTCAATGGCAGCAAGGCCGAAGGCAAGAAGCAGATTGAGCGCACCCTCAAGCTGATGCTCCGCGCCTTCAACGGCGAGGCCGACGCCTGCGTCGCCAAGGTCACCTACAAGAACATCAAGGCCATGGAGGCACGCATCGAGAAGTCCGCGGAGGCCATCAACACGCTCACGGAGATTCAGCAGTGCTCCATCGCCACCAGCTACGTGAGCCTCAAGCTGGAGGAGCTGCGCCTCGCCCACGAGTACGAAGAGAAGCGTCAGCAGGAGAAAGAGGAGCAGCGCCGCATCCGCGAGCAGATGCGCGAGGAGGAAGCCGCCCAGCGGGAGCTGGAGCGCGCGAAGCTGGAGGCGGAGCGCGAAGCCCAGCGCGATGAAGAAGCCCTGCGCAAGGCCCGCGCGGAGCTGGAGCGCGGCAAGGGCGCCGAGAACACGAAGCTGCTGGAGCGCATCGCGGAGCTGGAGCGCCGCGTGGCCGAGGACCTGGAGCGCCAACGCGCCATCTCCCAGGCCCAGCTCACCCGCACCGGCCATGTCTACGTCATCTCCAATATCGGCTCGTTCGGCGAGGGCGT
Encoded here:
- a CDS encoding peptidylprolyl isomerase translates to MTKVKLTTNHGDIVLQLNAEKAPKSAENFVQYVKDGHYNNTVFHRIINNFMIQGGGFSPGMQQKPTRASIQNEADNGLKNNKYTVAMARTNDPHSASAQFFINVADNGFLNHSGKNVQGWGYAVFGEVIEGREVVDAIKGVRTGTKSGHQDVPMDDVILLKAEVVE
- a CDS encoding DUF4041 domain-containing protein, yielding MSATVVLLALSSLLSTGLLARTFIKLRALQARFRPVLDVEAERQRVLASLERAQSESTHLLAAERNRVATELARERESADASIRGAKADLERTRTETQHALQLERSRVAAELAQTRQQAQTELTRTREQGRAELARAREEAAEASRDAEQQRQRAREEYARLDPLIKQLRADLRPLEEETVLRSYGFYKPIYNLSSSEKYEHRLDLLRDRQKSMLKDKKAASCRIEWEVNGSKAEGKKQIERTLKLMLRAFNGEADACVAKVTYKNIKAMEARIEKSAEAINTLTEIQQCSIATSYVSLKLEELRLAHEYEEKRQQEKEEQRRIREQMREEEAAQRELERAKLEAEREAQRDEEALRKARAELERGKGAENTKLLERIAELERRVAEDLERQRAISQAQLTRTGHVYVISNIGSFGEGVFKVGMTRRLIPQDRIDELGDASVPFEFDVHAIIRTPDAPSLEAALHRTFTHRRVNRINERKEFFRATLDEIASAVREHHGEFELTRIAEAAEYRKSLAMTDETRTPAAA